Proteins encoded in a region of the Pirellulaceae bacterium genome:
- a CDS encoding c-type cytochrome produces MGLLISCFSAPLLAELRVGRAVVDVTPRKLPVLRNGGFVEASVDRVLDPIHARCLVLEDDDTRVAVVIVDSCMMPRTMCDAVKTAAAKTTGIAPNKMLIAATHTHSAPSVMDFTLGCRADPNYAEQLPLQLVRVIEAATKNLQEAKLAVAVADASQFTKNRRWITRPDALQSDPFGERTVRAMMHPGHQNPNFTGPSGPVDPWLSILSFQTPEGRPLAVLANFSMHYFGGHPGISADYFGLFCRRMSERLAPNDPQHLTMMSQGTSGDLWWGDYSRPPQQRSMSDFVDELVALANTELERVQHQPAGKLQMQERRMKIDRRTPDSDRLAWAQRKLKLMGDRRPKDRPEVYAEQAVYLDKNPSEEIVLQAIRIGDVAITAMPNEVYALTGLKLKTQSPLPSTFNVELANGAAGYIPPPEQHALGGYTTWPARTAGLAVDAEPKIVASLLDMLEELSGEKRLASAELETAHSRQVVRLNPQHFWRLDDLQGEVARDSVVTSSQARFIGGHAFSLPGIDLHQPSTGSSRAVQLAGGHIQVSDVQLDTDHAISLWCYLSVPVDWREITGVLVSSEEATLQVTGSAEKQPGRLQMGTKIGTTPIVARRWYHVALVRDTNERICYLNGKEELRVSAPKADEKRRQLQLGGSNQPNCSWEGKLDEVALFGKAINASQIANLYRAASQQLARDDSPQNVPMIVEGGAVPDLPPLSASASMQRAKTHDGYTIQLVASEPLVADPVAIDWDLRGRLWVVEMADYPYGMDGQGKPGGRVRILEDTNQDGQYDRSTLFLDGLSFPTAVMPWGDGAFITAAPNLMFAKDTDGDGQADDRQVLFQGFMEGNQQLRVNGLRWGLDNWVYCANGGHHAGFGASNSIRLSKTGESVALGSRDFRFHPVTGQLHPQSGPSQFGRVRDDWGHWFGVQNSYPLWHYVLQDHYLRRNVAVAYGDTRKQLRLPANPPVYSTKPPQKRYHSFENSGHYTSACGPCIYRDELLFSSGDQTHAFTCEPFHNLVQHHVLQPAGVSFDGMRAPTSAAHDFFASSDRWSRPVMARTGPDGALWIVDMYRYMIEHPDWLPEEARQELKPYYRAGESKGRIYRIVPDDQTTRPFTTRQKDESIEDLVTRLESSNGSLRDKIQSHLVAGQRREAIPSLRRLFLESDEPLARLHALATLEGLSSATNQDLLVGLGDSHGGVRCFALRCLEQRSLNHELVTAATRLHADPNEKVQLQLAFTLGELDDPAASTAFLRLVKTTKNPSIISALISSLPQHYEAVADLLQVHPTVDSRFWDAVLRLSSRRPTQLSQLLEVFIPADKAQPTRRQIKLTTQWLAIVAEQGHSVDNLIAANPDRLAALSRLEAMFDRAWQLAGNSDVDLMQRVQSLGFVRYDPRPVIDFHPQLQVLLQADQPFKVQSAAVTRLGVRMDQAASDLLLDAWTTYSPSLRIQVLDQLLGQVVGAQTLLNAIESGEISPLELDAARRDQLIKHQDATVAKQAADVLKDVTAADRKQVIKRYRNSLQLSGSVKHGQELFEKLCANCHGADEKKRIGPHLRSLTDRSSRSLLTAVLNPSAAVEPRYLGYAIELKSGQTWHGLISGESGESLELRLLDGTRKQIVRSSIEFLQSTGQSFMPNGLEQELTPQGLADVIAYVQSL; encoded by the coding sequence CTGCGACCCACACGCACAGCGCGCCGAGTGTGATGGATTTTACACTAGGTTGCCGAGCTGATCCTAATTATGCGGAACAGCTTCCGCTGCAGCTCGTTCGTGTGATCGAAGCGGCAACCAAAAATCTTCAAGAGGCCAAGTTAGCCGTCGCAGTCGCCGATGCGAGCCAATTCACCAAAAATCGTCGTTGGATTACGCGACCTGACGCTTTACAGAGCGATCCCTTTGGCGAACGTACGGTCCGAGCGATGATGCATCCTGGCCACCAGAACCCGAATTTCACGGGACCTTCGGGGCCGGTAGATCCTTGGTTGTCGATCTTGAGTTTCCAGACTCCGGAGGGACGCCCCTTGGCGGTACTGGCCAATTTTTCGATGCACTATTTCGGCGGTCATCCCGGTATTTCCGCTGATTATTTTGGACTCTTTTGTCGTCGGATGTCCGAACGACTTGCGCCGAATGATCCCCAGCATCTGACGATGATGTCGCAAGGAACCAGTGGTGATCTTTGGTGGGGAGACTATTCCCGGCCGCCGCAACAACGTTCGATGTCAGATTTTGTGGATGAACTGGTAGCACTTGCCAACACAGAGCTGGAACGAGTTCAGCATCAGCCGGCTGGCAAATTGCAGATGCAAGAGCGACGAATGAAAATCGATCGGCGCACGCCAGATTCGGATCGATTGGCGTGGGCGCAAAGGAAGCTGAAGCTGATGGGAGATCGGCGACCGAAGGATCGACCTGAGGTGTATGCTGAGCAAGCCGTCTACCTGGACAAAAATCCCTCAGAAGAAATTGTACTGCAGGCGATTCGCATCGGTGACGTGGCGATCACTGCGATGCCTAACGAGGTCTATGCCTTAACGGGACTCAAGCTAAAGACCCAAAGTCCCCTGCCCTCGACGTTCAATGTTGAGTTGGCAAATGGTGCAGCCGGCTACATTCCGCCGCCAGAACAACATGCGCTGGGTGGATACACGACCTGGCCAGCTCGGACCGCAGGACTGGCTGTCGACGCGGAGCCCAAAATAGTCGCCTCCCTATTGGACATGCTTGAGGAATTGTCAGGGGAAAAGCGACTCGCTAGCGCCGAGCTAGAAACGGCGCACTCCCGTCAGGTTGTCAGACTTAATCCGCAACACTTTTGGCGGCTCGATGATCTACAGGGCGAGGTGGCGCGTGACTCGGTGGTGACATCTTCGCAGGCGCGATTTATCGGCGGGCATGCGTTTTCCTTGCCAGGCATCGATTTGCATCAGCCCAGCACGGGAAGTAGCCGAGCTGTCCAGTTAGCTGGAGGGCACATCCAGGTGTCTGACGTGCAATTGGATACCGACCATGCGATATCTCTCTGGTGTTATTTGTCCGTTCCCGTAGATTGGCGCGAGATAACAGGTGTTCTTGTGAGTAGTGAAGAAGCCACTTTGCAAGTAACCGGATCGGCAGAAAAGCAACCTGGGCGTCTGCAAATGGGGACTAAGATTGGGACAACTCCAATCGTTGCTCGGCGGTGGTATCATGTGGCTTTGGTGCGTGATACGAACGAACGAATTTGCTATCTCAATGGAAAAGAAGAACTCAGAGTTTCCGCTCCGAAAGCTGACGAAAAAAGACGACAACTTCAACTCGGTGGTTCGAACCAGCCGAATTGTTCGTGGGAAGGCAAGCTTGATGAAGTGGCGTTGTTTGGCAAAGCAATTAATGCGTCGCAGATTGCGAATCTTTATCGTGCAGCCAGCCAGCAACTGGCCAGAGATGACTCGCCGCAAAACGTTCCTATGATCGTTGAAGGTGGAGCTGTTCCCGATCTTCCACCGTTATCTGCTTCCGCGTCGATGCAAAGGGCGAAGACTCATGACGGATATACGATACAGCTTGTTGCGTCGGAACCATTGGTGGCTGATCCCGTTGCGATCGATTGGGATCTTCGGGGCCGCCTTTGGGTTGTCGAGATGGCCGACTATCCCTACGGGATGGACGGTCAGGGGAAACCGGGCGGTCGAGTTCGGATTTTGGAAGATACGAACCAAGATGGGCAATACGATCGGTCGACTCTATTCTTGGATGGATTAAGCTTTCCAACTGCAGTGATGCCATGGGGTGATGGTGCGTTCATCACGGCTGCGCCGAACTTGATGTTTGCCAAGGATACCGATGGCGATGGTCAAGCGGATGATCGTCAAGTGCTGTTTCAGGGATTTATGGAAGGCAATCAACAATTGCGAGTTAATGGCCTACGATGGGGGCTCGATAATTGGGTTTACTGCGCGAACGGTGGGCACCATGCTGGTTTTGGTGCGAGTAATTCAATTCGTCTATCCAAGACCGGTGAATCGGTGGCGTTGGGCAGTCGTGATTTTCGATTTCATCCAGTGACCGGTCAGTTGCATCCGCAGTCGGGGCCGTCCCAGTTTGGACGCGTGCGGGACGATTGGGGCCACTGGTTTGGTGTTCAAAATAGCTATCCTTTGTGGCACTATGTCTTGCAGGATCACTATCTTCGCCGCAACGTTGCGGTTGCCTATGGGGACACACGAAAGCAGCTTCGATTGCCAGCAAATCCGCCTGTTTATTCGACCAAGCCACCTCAGAAGCGGTACCATAGTTTTGAGAATTCGGGTCACTACACGTCGGCCTGCGGTCCTTGTATTTACCGAGATGAATTGTTGTTTTCGAGCGGTGACCAAACGCATGCTTTCACCTGCGAGCCGTTTCACAATCTAGTCCAGCATCATGTTCTTCAACCTGCTGGCGTCAGTTTCGACGGGATGCGAGCTCCGACTTCGGCAGCTCACGATTTCTTTGCGTCGTCTGATCGTTGGTCTCGACCCGTCATGGCTCGAACGGGTCCGGATGGTGCGCTCTGGATCGTCGATATGTATCGCTACATGATTGAGCATCCTGATTGGCTACCTGAGGAAGCACGCCAGGAACTGAAGCCCTATTATCGAGCCGGCGAGTCGAAAGGCCGAATCTATCGCATTGTTCCCGACGATCAGACAACCCGCCCCTTCACGACTCGTCAAAAAGATGAGTCGATCGAAGACTTGGTCACTCGGCTGGAAAGTTCAAATGGCAGCTTGCGAGATAAGATTCAATCCCATCTAGTCGCGGGACAGCGGCGGGAGGCGATACCATCGTTGCGTCGATTGTTCCTTGAAAGTGATGAACCGTTGGCTCGGTTGCACGCCCTGGCTACGTTGGAAGGTTTGTCCTCGGCAACCAATCAAGATCTTCTGGTGGGTCTAGGCGATTCGCACGGTGGCGTCCGTTGTTTTGCGCTCCGATGCCTCGAGCAACGATCGCTCAATCACGAATTGGTGACAGCGGCAACTCGGTTGCATGCTGATCCAAATGAAAAAGTGCAATTACAACTAGCATTTACCTTAGGAGAGCTAGATGATCCTGCTGCGAGCACTGCGTTTCTCAGGCTCGTCAAGACGACGAAGAATCCGTCGATCATCTCGGCGCTGATTAGTTCATTGCCTCAACACTATGAGGCTGTTGCTGATCTATTGCAGGTGCATCCAACAGTTGACTCGCGTTTTTGGGATGCTGTTTTGCGATTGTCTTCACGCCGACCGACCCAACTTAGTCAACTCCTTGAGGTCTTTATCCCTGCCGACAAAGCTCAGCCGACTCGTCGGCAAATCAAACTAACGACTCAATGGCTGGCGATTGTTGCTGAGCAAGGTCACTCGGTTGATAATCTCATTGCAGCTAATCCTGATCGGTTGGCTGCTCTCAGTCGCTTGGAAGCAATGTTCGATCGCGCATGGCAGCTTGCGGGCAATTCGGATGTCGATCTGATGCAACGCGTTCAATCACTGGGTTTCGTTCGTTATGATCCGCGTCCGGTGATTGATTTTCACCCACAGCTTCAAGTGTTGCTTCAAGCTGATCAGCCGTTCAAGGTTCAGTCTGCTGCCGTCACTCGTTTGGGGGTGCGGATGGATCAGGCTGCGAGCGATCTTTTGTTAGACGCTTGGACCACCTATTCTCCCAGCTTGCGAATTCAAGTGTTGGATCAGTTGTTGGGGCAAGTGGTCGGAGCACAAACGCTGCTGAATGCGATTGAGTCAGGGGAAATTAGTCCCCTTGAATTGGATGCTGCGCGTCGTGATCAACTGATCAAGCATCAGGATGCGACAGTGGCCAAACAGGCCGCCGATGTACTAAAGGACGTAACTGCTGCCGATCGTAAGCAAGTGATCAAAAGGTACCGTAACAGCTTGCAGCTGAGCGGAAGTGTCAAACACGGCCAGGAACTGTTTGAGAAATTGTGTGCGAATTGCCATGGCGCCGATGAGAAAAAGCGGATCGGACCCCACCTGCGCTCATTGACCGATCGTTCGAGTAGATCGCTGCTGACTGCGGTCTTGAATCCAAGTGCGGCAGTCGAGCCCCGTTATCTTGGCTACGCGATCGAGTTGAAGTCTGGGCAAACGTGGCACGGTTTGATTTCCGGCGAATCCGGCGAGTCATTGGAGTTGCGACTACTCGATGGGACTCGCAAGCAAATCGTGCGATCGTCGATTGAATTCCTGCAGAGTACGGGACAATCCTTCATGCCGAATGGACTTGAGCAAGAATTAACGCCGCAGGGACTTGCCGATGTAATTGCCTATGTTCAGTCACTCTGA
- a CDS encoding acetylxylan esterase, with the protein MSPSHAGSRIRKLAESRGTRYDWDTRSLAEYPEPEQPAMSPMTLSAALISLALFTTLCAAQDKVVYDEAQVPRYTLPDPLISKGGKPVTSAEQWRKQGRPELLQMFRDEMYGSVPVAEIACRHRIIEQADDALDGSAIRKQVSVFLSENDDGPRMDILLYLPRDAKGPVPTFLGLNFFGNHSISHDPNVPISTRWMRNDKRAGTKNHRASDASRGTFASRWPLEQILSRGYGVATIYCGDIDPDFDDGFQNGIHPLFYRDGQSSPTSLEWGTIAAWAWGLSRALDYFEQDTNIDAERVAVLGHSRLGKTALWAGAEDERFALVISNNSGCGGAALSRRRFGERIQIINRSFPHWFCDNFLKYDDRENQLPFDQHSLIALIAPRPVLICSAEKDLWADPRGEFLAAKNADSVYQLLGQSGMNASNFPDTNQLIGSSIGYHRRPGEHNVKPADWKVYCDFADRFLKPASATIQSD; encoded by the coding sequence ATGAGCCCTTCGCATGCCGGATCTCGCATCCGCAAGTTGGCAGAATCACGTGGAACTCGCTACGATTGGGACACGCGTTCCCTTGCCGAGTACCCCGAACCCGAGCAACCTGCCATGTCTCCCATGACTCTTTCGGCTGCACTGATCTCGTTAGCCCTTTTTACGACCCTCTGCGCAGCTCAGGACAAAGTCGTTTATGACGAAGCTCAAGTGCCACGTTACACATTGCCAGATCCGCTGATTTCGAAAGGGGGCAAGCCAGTCACCTCAGCCGAACAGTGGCGGAAGCAGGGCCGACCGGAATTGCTGCAGATGTTTCGTGATGAGATGTACGGGAGCGTACCGGTGGCCGAGATTGCCTGCCGTCATCGGATTATCGAGCAAGCCGATGACGCATTGGATGGCTCAGCCATTCGCAAACAAGTCAGCGTCTTCTTGAGCGAGAATGATGATGGACCGCGAATGGATATTCTGCTGTATTTACCTCGTGACGCCAAAGGACCGGTACCAACATTCCTTGGTCTCAATTTTTTCGGCAACCATTCAATTAGTCACGACCCAAACGTTCCGATTTCCACTCGATGGATGCGTAATGACAAACGAGCGGGGACGAAGAACCACCGTGCTTCCGACGCTTCGCGGGGCACATTTGCCAGCCGTTGGCCGCTCGAACAGATTTTATCTCGCGGCTATGGGGTTGCCACGATCTATTGTGGTGACATCGATCCGGACTTTGATGACGGATTTCAAAACGGTATTCACCCTTTGTTCTATCGAGATGGGCAAAGCTCTCCGACTTCATTGGAATGGGGTACGATCGCGGCCTGGGCCTGGGGGCTCAGTCGTGCCCTCGACTATTTCGAACAGGACACAAACATCGACGCGGAACGCGTCGCCGTGCTTGGTCATTCCCGTCTGGGAAAAACGGCACTCTGGGCAGGTGCCGAAGACGAGCGTTTTGCACTTGTCATCTCAAATAACTCGGGGTGCGGTGGCGCAGCTCTTTCGCGCCGACGCTTCGGCGAACGAATTCAAATCATCAACCGATCATTTCCTCATTGGTTTTGTGACAACTTCCTCAAATACGATGATCGAGAAAACCAGCTGCCATTTGATCAGCACTCTTTAATCGCACTGATCGCACCTCGTCCCGTCCTTATTTGCAGTGCAGAGAAAGATCTTTGGGCTGATCCACGCGGTGAATTCCTAGCTGCCAAGAACGCTGATTCGGTCTACCAACTGCTGGGCCAGTCAGGCATGAATGCCAGCAATTTCCCCGACACAAATCAATTAATTGGTTCCTCCATCGGCTATCACAGACGGCCGGGTGAGCATAACGTGAAGCCAGCGGATTGGAAAGTTTACTGCGACTTTGCTGATCGATTTTTGAAGCCTGCCTCGGCCACGATTCAGAGTGACTGA